Proteins encoded by one window of Cellvibrio sp. KY-GH-1:
- a CDS encoding heavy metal translocating P-type ATPase, producing the protein MSISTSNPCYHCGLPVPEASYYPVRIQGQERLMCCPGCQAVASAIVDGGLENFYQFRTTANERPDANPQGETRWNIYDLDEVQSEFVIPFDEHFKQANLLLEGITCAACTWLIETQLKKNPAIQSVTVNVSTHRCAIVWDSRESLSEIFRSLAAIGYVPRPATDDQQQQLIKKENRIALFRIGVAGFGMMQAMMVAVGMYTGATDFWLDFLRWLSMLVATPVVFFSAWPFFQAAWRSVKMRHLVMDVPVALAIGLAYLASVWATVTSTGEVYFESVSMFTFFLLLGRYVELRARHRNRLAFGNLAQLMPLTACCLREENGCELEQNLPLKMLKPTDLILVRPGETFPCDGRVVSGQSAVVEALLTGESNPVAKAIGDRVIAGTMNQHSPLKVEVTSVAGQTQLSAIERMATRAADEKPQQVLAADRTARFFIARLLIVCSAVFAFWLWYQPQHAFWITLSVLVVTCPCALALAMPAALSAATANLRKRGFLVARGHVIETLNSITRVIFDKTGTLTRGQFVVEKIIPIAPAFTTSQDEILAIAAALETGSNHPLAVAFNPWRDKLNATDVRQITAAGVEGCIDYTWYRLGTVAFIAEWLDTKLTSLPPETSHHTWLLLADKNQPLAWIALADEIRPDAYSLIQHLKQQGIVIDLLSGDQPAAVSHLAQQLGIESYIASATPGDKLSHLSARQAAGDKVLMIGDGINDVPVLAGADVSVAMASASDLAQTRADAVLLNNQLEVIGEALDVARRTRAVIRQNLRFSLMYNLLALPLAAAGMIPPWLAAIGMTASSLIVIFNALRLVD; encoded by the coding sequence ATGTCGATTTCTACATCTAACCCATGTTATCACTGTGGGTTGCCTGTTCCTGAAGCCAGCTATTATCCGGTACGTATTCAGGGGCAGGAACGGTTGATGTGTTGTCCAGGTTGTCAGGCAGTTGCCAGCGCAATTGTTGATGGCGGGTTGGAAAATTTTTATCAATTTCGCACTACCGCCAATGAGCGTCCCGACGCAAATCCCCAAGGCGAAACCCGCTGGAATATTTACGATCTCGACGAAGTTCAATCCGAATTTGTTATTCCTTTCGATGAGCATTTTAAGCAGGCCAATTTGCTGCTAGAAGGAATCACCTGCGCTGCTTGCACCTGGTTGATTGAAACCCAGCTGAAAAAAAATCCTGCCATCCAGTCTGTTACCGTGAATGTGAGCACACATCGCTGCGCGATTGTGTGGGATTCTCGTGAATCACTCAGCGAAATTTTTCGCTCACTTGCCGCTATCGGTTATGTACCGCGCCCGGCCACGGATGATCAGCAACAGCAATTGATCAAAAAGGAAAATCGCATTGCCTTATTCCGCATTGGTGTTGCCGGTTTTGGTATGATGCAAGCAATGATGGTCGCCGTAGGTATGTATACCGGCGCGACCGATTTCTGGCTGGATTTTTTGCGCTGGTTGTCGATGTTGGTAGCGACACCGGTGGTCTTTTTTTCTGCCTGGCCATTTTTTCAGGCGGCCTGGCGCAGTGTAAAAATGCGGCATCTGGTGATGGACGTACCGGTTGCACTGGCGATAGGTTTAGCGTATCTCGCTAGTGTGTGGGCCACAGTGACCAGTACCGGCGAAGTGTATTTTGAATCGGTTTCCATGTTCACCTTTTTTCTGCTGCTTGGGCGTTACGTAGAATTGCGAGCGCGTCATCGTAATCGTTTGGCGTTTGGCAACCTCGCGCAACTTATGCCCTTAACAGCATGTTGTTTACGTGAAGAAAATGGCTGCGAGCTGGAACAAAACCTGCCGTTAAAAATGTTAAAGCCAACGGATTTAATTTTAGTGAGGCCGGGTGAGACCTTTCCATGTGATGGTCGTGTAGTATCCGGACAAAGTGCGGTGGTTGAAGCTTTGTTGACCGGTGAGTCGAACCCGGTTGCCAAAGCAATTGGCGATAGAGTTATTGCCGGTACGATGAATCAGCATAGCCCATTAAAAGTGGAAGTAACCTCAGTTGCCGGGCAGACCCAATTGTCGGCCATTGAGCGCATGGCTACTCGCGCCGCCGATGAAAAGCCGCAACAAGTTCTCGCTGCTGATCGCACGGCGCGTTTTTTTATCGCACGTTTGTTGATTGTGTGCAGCGCGGTATTTGCTTTTTGGTTGTGGTATCAGCCTCAGCACGCGTTCTGGATTACTTTATCAGTGCTAGTCGTTACTTGCCCCTGCGCGTTGGCGTTGGCGATGCCGGCAGCTTTATCGGCGGCGACTGCAAACTTACGCAAACGCGGTTTTTTGGTGGCGCGCGGTCATGTGATTGAAACTCTGAATAGCATCACTCGCGTTATTTTTGATAAAACTGGTACGCTCACGCGTGGTCAATTTGTCGTAGAAAAAATAATTCCTATTGCTCCGGCTTTTACAACTTCGCAAGATGAAATACTTGCTATAGCTGCCGCCCTGGAAACTGGCTCCAATCACCCATTGGCGGTTGCATTTAATCCTTGGCGCGATAAATTAAACGCAACTGATGTTAGGCAAATTACCGCGGCCGGAGTTGAAGGCTGCATTGATTACACGTGGTATCGGTTAGGCACTGTTGCATTTATTGCCGAGTGGCTCGATACCAAACTTACATCGCTTCCTCCCGAAACGTCTCACCATACCTGGCTGCTGCTGGCTGATAAAAACCAGCCGCTGGCCTGGATTGCCTTGGCGGATGAAATTCGCCCCGATGCATACTCGCTTATTCAACATCTGAAGCAACAGGGCATTGTTATTGATTTGTTGAGCGGTGACCAACCCGCGGCGGTCAGCCATTTGGCTCAACAATTGGGAATTGAGTCCTATATTGCCAGCGCGACTCCCGGCGACAAATTGTCACACTTGAGTGCGCGTCAGGCTGCAGGTGATAAAGTGCTGATGATTGGCGATGGCATTAACGATGTGCCGGTGCTTGCGGGTGCTGACGTGTCAGTTGCTATGGCGTCAGCATCAGACTTGGCTCAAACCCGCGCCGATGCGGTGTTATTGAACAACCAGTTGGAGGTTATTGGCGAAGCGCTCGATGTGGCTCGCCGCACCAGAGCAGTCATCCGGCAAAATCTGCGTTTTTCGTTGATGTACAATTTACTCGCTTTGCCGCTCGCGGCGGCTGGTATGATTCCGCCATGGTTGGCAGCGATAGGTATGACGGCCAGTTCCCTGATCGTGATTTTTAACGCGTTACGCCTGGTGGATTAA
- the ccoS gene encoding cbb3-type cytochrome oxidase assembly protein CcoS, with amino-acid sequence MESLYFLVPCALIFIGLAIKVLFWALNSGQYDNLDTEAHRILFDAEQSKSAEQSKNAELAKPGAQTHQTNSAFPNAESPAPDSKNP; translated from the coding sequence ATGGAAAGTCTCTATTTTCTGGTGCCCTGTGCGCTGATCTTTATTGGTTTGGCAATCAAGGTATTGTTTTGGGCGCTCAACAGTGGCCAGTACGATAATCTGGATACCGAAGCTCATCGTATATTGTTCGATGCTGAACAATCCAAAAGCGCTGAACAATCTAAAAACGCGGAGCTGGCCAAACCTGGTGCGCAAACACACCAAACCAACAGCGCCTTTCCCAATGCCGAGTCACCGGCTCCCGATAGTAAGAATCCCTAA
- a CDS encoding sulfite exporter TauE/SafE family protein encodes MFDWSSLAAAFLLGLFSSAHCVGMCGGIMGALSMAIPNHAKTRRWWILLCYNLGRVVSYGLIGLLAGAMANELAQWGASVWLRWLAGLLLIAMGLYLADWWRGLVYLETAGRYLWAYIQPLGKSLMPVDSVVKASLLGLVWGWLPCGLVYSALAFAMAKGQGINSGLLMVAFGLGTLPSVLATGVAAQQLGKLLRNPRVRWPLALSIVLFGLWTIWGGGHSGHDHSHHGNAAEGSHSPGAAHDHSGMDHTQMNHGQMDHSKMDHEHMHHGATGAEQGATSGSEAASSAAGHEHNHH; translated from the coding sequence ATGTTTGATTGGTCTTCACTCGCGGCCGCGTTTTTGCTCGGCCTTTTTAGCAGCGCCCATTGTGTGGGCATGTGCGGCGGTATTATGGGCGCATTGAGTATGGCTATACCCAACCACGCCAAAACGCGGCGTTGGTGGATACTCTTGTGTTACAACCTCGGTCGCGTTGTTAGCTATGGTTTGATTGGTTTGCTTGCTGGCGCTATGGCAAATGAGCTTGCCCAGTGGGGCGCCAGTGTCTGGCTGCGTTGGCTGGCCGGCTTGTTGTTGATTGCCATGGGGTTGTATTTGGCGGACTGGTGGCGCGGTCTGGTCTATCTGGAAACCGCAGGGCGGTATTTGTGGGCCTACATCCAGCCGCTCGGCAAAAGCTTGATGCCGGTCGATTCTGTCGTAAAAGCGAGCTTGCTGGGATTGGTTTGGGGCTGGCTTCCCTGTGGCCTGGTGTACTCAGCCTTGGCTTTTGCCATGGCTAAAGGTCAGGGTATTAACTCGGGCCTGCTGATGGTGGCCTTTGGCCTTGGGACGTTGCCCTCGGTGTTGGCGACAGGTGTAGCAGCTCAACAGTTGGGTAAATTGCTGCGTAACCCCCGGGTTCGTTGGCCTCTGGCCCTGTCTATCGTGTTGTTTGGCTTGTGGACAATCTGGGGTGGTGGCCATTCCGGTCACGATCACAGCCACCACGGCAATGCAGCCGAAGGCAGCCATTCGCCTGGTGCTGCACATGATCATTCAGGCATGGACCACACCCAAATGAACCACGGTCAAATGGATCATTCGAAAATGGATCATGAGCATATGCATCACGGTGCAACCGGAGCGGAGCAGGGAGCGACTTCCGGTTCGGAGGCAGCTTCTAGTGCAGCCGGCCATGAACACAATCACCATTAA
- the gloA gene encoding lactoylglutathione lyase: MRILHTMLRVGDLQKSIDFYTKVLGMKLLRQHDYSEGKFTLAFIGYGEESTHTVIELTYNYGVESYDLGKGYGHIALGCDDVYATCEKIRAAGGKITREPGPMMHGTTILAFVEDPDGYKIELLGIK, from the coding sequence ATGCGAATTCTTCACACCATGCTACGGGTTGGCGACCTGCAAAAGTCAATTGATTTTTACACTAAGGTGTTGGGGATGAAACTCTTACGCCAACACGATTATTCTGAGGGTAAATTTACTCTGGCCTTTATTGGATACGGTGAGGAATCAACGCATACGGTTATTGAACTCACCTACAACTATGGCGTTGAGTCCTATGATTTAGGCAAGGGGTATGGTCATATCGCCCTGGGTTGCGATGATGTTTACGCAACCTGTGAAAAAATTCGTGCCGCCGGTGGCAAGATTACGCGCGAGCCCGGGCCTATGATGCATGGCACAACGATTCTCGCTTTTGTGGAAGACCCTGACGGCTACAAAATTGAATTGCTGGGTATCAAGTAA
- a CDS encoding YdiU family protein, translating into MPLSLRELVFDNRLVREMPADNESENFRRQVYAAVYSRVTPTPVKNPHLIAAVSEVADLLQLSHAAFADPQFTQVFGGNELLSGMEPHACVYGGHQFGNWAGQLGDGRAINLGEVKNSRGEHWTLQLKGAGPTPYSRTADGLAVLRSSVREFLCSEAMFHLGVPTTRALSLVGTGELVRRDMFYDGNPQMEPGAVVCRVAPTFTRFGNFEIFSARNDIALLKQFTDFTLRTDFSALFPAEQHEFTKADYLRWFNEICIRTAQLMAHWMRVGFVHGVMNTDNMSVLGLTIDYGPYGWLEGYDQDWTPNTTDAQGRRYRYGSQPRVALWNLAQLANAIYPLIDEVEPLQAALENYRAEYEHCAQRDVAAKLGLSQFDPMQDQALNKQLLACFQLVETDMTIFYRALAQLNADDISHYANSQCVDIVRDSFYSVVDARAETQWADWLRLYAARLQQDYVLSGNTHTQKCERMNAVNPKYVLRNYLAQQAIDKATQGDFSEVEKLLQILRNPYAEQPDYQHYFAKRPEWARHKAGCSMLSCSS; encoded by the coding sequence ATGCCGCTGTCGCTGCGTGAACTGGTATTCGATAATCGCCTCGTGCGTGAAATGCCGGCGGACAATGAAAGCGAGAATTTTCGTCGCCAGGTATATGCTGCGGTTTATTCGCGCGTAACGCCCACACCAGTAAAGAATCCCCATTTGATCGCCGCTGTCAGCGAAGTCGCTGATTTGTTGCAGTTGTCACACGCGGCCTTTGCCGATCCGCAATTTACACAAGTATTTGGGGGCAACGAATTATTGTCAGGAATGGAGCCGCATGCTTGTGTGTATGGCGGTCATCAATTCGGCAACTGGGCAGGGCAGTTGGGCGATGGTCGTGCAATTAATTTGGGCGAGGTAAAAAACTCCCGCGGTGAGCATTGGACGCTGCAATTAAAAGGTGCAGGGCCTACACCTTATTCACGCACAGCAGACGGCCTGGCAGTGTTGCGCTCATCGGTACGCGAATTTTTATGCAGCGAAGCGATGTTTCATTTGGGTGTTCCTACTACCCGCGCATTGAGTTTGGTTGGCACCGGTGAGTTGGTAAGGCGCGATATGTTTTACGATGGCAATCCGCAAATGGAGCCGGGTGCTGTTGTATGCCGTGTTGCGCCAACCTTTACCCGTTTTGGCAATTTCGAAATTTTTTCCGCACGCAATGATATTGCCTTGCTAAAGCAATTTACCGATTTCACCCTGCGCACAGACTTTTCAGCGTTATTTCCCGCTGAGCAACATGAATTCACCAAAGCTGACTACTTGCGTTGGTTTAACGAAATTTGTATTCGCACCGCACAGTTAATGGCGCATTGGATGCGTGTGGGCTTTGTGCACGGCGTAATGAATACCGACAACATGTCTGTCCTTGGATTGACCATTGATTACGGTCCTTACGGTTGGTTGGAAGGTTATGATCAAGATTGGACGCCCAACACAACCGACGCTCAAGGGCGTCGCTATCGCTATGGCAGCCAGCCGCGCGTAGCCCTGTGGAATCTTGCGCAGTTGGCAAATGCCATCTATCCATTGATTGATGAAGTGGAGCCACTGCAAGCTGCGCTGGAAAATTATCGCGCGGAATACGAGCACTGTGCGCAACGGGATGTGGCGGCCAAACTTGGCTTGAGCCAATTTGATCCAATGCAGGATCAGGCACTCAATAAGCAGTTATTGGCTTGTTTCCAATTAGTGGAAACCGATATGACTATATTTTATCGCGCGCTTGCGCAACTCAATGCTGATGACATTTCTCATTACGCAAATAGTCAATGTGTTGATATTGTGCGCGACAGCTTTTATTCCGTAGTCGATGCACGGGCGGAAACGCAATGGGCAGATTGGTTGCGCTTATATGCCGCCCGTTTACAGCAGGATTATGTGTTAAGCGGCAACACCCATACGCAAAAATGTGAGCGCATGAATGCGGTTAACCCGAAATATGTATTGCGCAACTATTTAGCGCAGCAGGCTATTGATAAAGCGACGCAAGGTGATTTTTCTGAGGTAGAAAAGTTGCTGCAGATTTTGCGTAACCCTTACGCTGAGCAGCCTGACTATCAGCATTATTTCGCCAAACGCCCGGAGTGGGCACGGCATAAAGCGGGCTGCTCCATGTTATCCTGTAGTTCCTGA
- the djlA gene encoding co-chaperone DjlA, translating to MIGKIIGFAIGLALLNPFTAILGAILGHYFIDKPRRTAPKIPPAQLHAIQESFFTTVFTVSGHLAKADGRVSETEVQLTESLMTKMGLSADHRREAIRLFKVGATTEFNLDSALADYKRICSASGNLNNMLLVNLVNLAMADGELDEQEAQVLRQVADRLGFSRFAFEQLLRMLNAQNAFNREQSGYQSGGYQQPIRADELTLAYEALGVEKTATDAELKKAYRKLMSEYHPDKLIGQGMPEDMIKAATERSQEIQAAYDLIKKSRQ from the coding sequence ATGATTGGAAAAATTATTGGTTTCGCCATAGGTTTGGCTTTGCTTAATCCATTTACCGCGATACTTGGTGCAATACTAGGGCACTATTTTATTGATAAGCCGCGTCGTACGGCCCCGAAAATTCCCCCGGCGCAATTGCATGCGATTCAGGAGAGCTTTTTTACAACGGTCTTTACCGTATCGGGTCATTTGGCCAAAGCGGATGGTCGGGTCAGTGAAACTGAAGTTCAGCTAACTGAATCGCTCATGACAAAAATGGGTCTGAGTGCTGACCATCGCCGCGAAGCCATTCGCTTATTCAAAGTGGGTGCTACAACAGAATTTAATTTGGATTCAGCGCTGGCCGACTACAAGCGCATCTGCAGTGCCAGCGGTAATTTGAACAATATGTTGTTGGTAAACTTGGTGAATCTGGCAATGGCCGACGGCGAGCTGGATGAGCAGGAAGCCCAGGTGTTACGTCAGGTTGCCGATCGCTTGGGCTTTTCGCGCTTTGCCTTTGAGCAGTTGCTGCGCATGCTGAATGCACAAAATGCGTTTAATCGCGAGCAGAGCGGTTACCAGTCTGGCGGGTATCAGCAGCCGATTCGCGCTGACGAATTAACGCTGGCTTATGAAGCTTTGGGTGTTGAGAAGACCGCGACCGATGCAGAACTGAAAAAAGCCTATCGCAAGCTCATGAGCGAATATCATCCGGATAAGCTGATCGGGCAGGGGATGCCTGAAGATATGATCAAAGCCGCAACCGAGCGCTCGCAGGAAATTCAGGCAGCGTATGATCTGATAAAAAAATCCCGTCAATAA
- a CDS encoding glycosyl hydrolase family 18 protein, producing MKSLKLIMLLSTAGLMATQAHAYNCAGVANYQQGTYATGAVVQNGGTAYSCTVGGWCSVGGPYEPGVGWAWNNAWSSLGACSGTGTSSTPTSSAAVSSVKSSVASSVATSSATPTAGCNGVAEWNTTSAYSGNAQVSRSGSLYQAKWWTQGQDPLNNSGAYDVWVNKGACGTGSSVASSAVVSSAAVSSSSIKSSAASSGATSVNSSVASSAVSSLASSKSSTPMSSSSSSISAVGGKKVVGYFAEWGIYGRNYHVKNIATSGSAAQLTHILYSFGNVQNGKCTIGDSYAAYDKAYDAAGSVDGVADAWDQPLRGNFNQLRKLKKLNPNLKVIWSFGGWTWSEGFPQAAQNPVAFAESCYALVEDARWADVFDGIDIDWEYPNECGLKCDTTSGFSGYKNLIQALRARFGSSALITSAIGAGTAKINAADYAGAAQYLDFYMPMTYDFFGAWDKTGPTAPHSALYDYAGIPIAGYNSDNAIQLLKSKGIPASKILLGVGFYGRGWTGVTQAAPGGSATGAAAGTYEAGIDDYKVLKSKCPATGTVGGSAYAFCGNNWWSYDTPQTLVGKMDYVHQQGLAGTFFWELSGDTADGELIRVIGNSMR from the coding sequence ATGAAATCGCTCAAACTAATAATGCTGTTATCAACTGCGGGATTAATGGCTACACAAGCGCACGCGTACAATTGTGCAGGTGTTGCCAACTATCAACAAGGTACTTACGCAACCGGCGCCGTCGTACAAAATGGCGGTACTGCTTATTCCTGTACCGTCGGTGGTTGGTGCTCGGTCGGAGGGCCTTATGAACCGGGTGTAGGTTGGGCCTGGAATAATGCCTGGTCCAGCCTGGGCGCGTGTTCCGGTACTGGCACGTCGTCAACGCCAACCAGTAGTGCGGCCGTTAGTTCAGTAAAAAGTTCTGTTGCGTCATCAGTGGCAACTTCCAGCGCAACGCCAACGGCGGGGTGTAATGGTGTAGCTGAATGGAACACTACTTCTGCCTATTCTGGCAATGCGCAAGTCAGCCGCAGCGGTTCTCTCTATCAGGCTAAATGGTGGACACAGGGGCAAGACCCGCTAAATAATTCCGGTGCTTATGATGTATGGGTCAACAAAGGTGCTTGCGGTACAGGCTCTTCTGTTGCGAGTTCAGCTGTTGTCAGTTCTGCTGCGGTCAGTTCAAGTTCGATAAAAAGTTCTGCTGCAAGTTCAGGTGCGACTTCTGTGAATAGTTCGGTTGCCAGCTCAGCGGTTAGCTCATTGGCGAGTTCAAAATCCAGCACCCCGATGTCGAGCAGTTCAAGTTCTATCTCCGCCGTGGGCGGTAAAAAAGTGGTTGGATATTTTGCCGAGTGGGGCATTTATGGCCGAAACTATCATGTGAAAAATATTGCGACTAGCGGCTCTGCGGCGCAATTGACACACATTCTTTATTCATTCGGTAATGTGCAAAACGGTAAGTGTACAATTGGCGATTCTTACGCAGCTTACGATAAAGCGTATGATGCGGCGGGCAGCGTCGACGGTGTTGCTGATGCTTGGGATCAACCTTTGCGTGGTAACTTCAACCAGTTGCGTAAACTGAAAAAACTGAATCCAAATTTAAAAGTCATTTGGTCGTTCGGTGGTTGGACCTGGTCTGAGGGGTTCCCACAAGCGGCGCAAAATCCGGTGGCATTTGCCGAGTCTTGCTATGCATTGGTTGAAGATGCGCGTTGGGCTGATGTGTTCGATGGTATTGATATTGATTGGGAATACCCGAACGAATGCGGTTTGAAATGCGATACTACCAGCGGCTTCTCCGGTTATAAAAATTTGATTCAGGCACTGCGTGCGCGTTTCGGTAGCAGCGCTTTGATCACTTCCGCGATTGGTGCCGGTACTGCAAAAATTAATGCAGCAGATTACGCTGGCGCTGCGCAGTATCTCGATTTCTATATGCCTATGACTTACGACTTCTTCGGCGCCTGGGATAAAACCGGACCAACCGCGCCGCACTCTGCACTTTACGACTATGCGGGAATTCCTATTGCCGGCTACAACTCTGACAATGCGATTCAATTACTGAAATCCAAAGGTATTCCCGCCAGCAAAATCCTGTTAGGTGTTGGTTTCTATGGTCGGGGTTGGACGGGTGTAACACAGGCAGCGCCTGGTGGTTCTGCAACCGGTGCAGCCGCGGGCACTTATGAAGCGGGTATCGATGATTACAAAGTATTGAAATCAAAATGCCCGGCAACCGGCACAGTGGGTGGAAGTGCTTACGCATTCTGCGGTAATAACTGGTGGAGTTATGACACTCCGCAAACGCTGGTTGGAAAAATGGACTACGTCCATCAACAAGGTCTGGCGGGTACTTTCTTTTGGGAGTTGAGCGGCGATACCGCAGACGGGGAATTAATTCGCGTGATTGGTAACTCGATGCGTTAA
- a CDS encoding universal stress protein has product MSKSQKLFVVVDPNDTHHIALERAIIVASLMQGTKPKVHAFVAVDGDAVDTRSVNDHLFRDLTWFEQNIKSPLANAGIEYTLEVSWSSEWQKSIMESAKRFDADLIYLPVHASSNSNSRFFFTESKWELLKGAYCPVVLIRPGAKAQRKVILAAVNFQAQRDVQIELNKKILASAKFYAETYGADLHVINGYLDSMSYPDRGKLVSETGLPNDKIHVENGYTSDVVSALAEKIGADLIVMGTLGQNGMTKTRRGNTAERLIAAVDTDVMVLNHE; this is encoded by the coding sequence ATGTCCAAGTCACAAAAGTTGTTTGTCGTTGTAGACCCCAACGATACCCACCACATCGCCCTTGAGCGTGCGATTATTGTTGCCTCCTTGATGCAAGGTACCAAACCAAAAGTTCACGCCTTTGTGGCGGTGGATGGCGATGCGGTAGATACCCGTTCGGTAAACGACCATTTATTCCGCGACCTAACCTGGTTCGAACAAAATATTAAAAGCCCGCTGGCTAACGCCGGAATCGAATACACTCTGGAAGTTTCCTGGTCATCCGAATGGCAAAAATCCATTATGGAATCCGCCAAGCGTTTCGACGCTGATTTAATTTATTTGCCAGTGCACGCAAGTTCCAATAGCAACAGCCGCTTTTTCTTCACTGAATCCAAATGGGAATTGTTGAAAGGCGCTTACTGCCCGGTAGTGTTAATTCGTCCAGGTGCAAAAGCACAACGCAAAGTAATTTTGGCTGCCGTGAACTTCCAGGCACAACGCGATGTGCAAATTGAATTGAACAAAAAGATTTTGGCTTCCGCAAAATTCTATGCCGAAACCTACGGTGCAGACTTGCATGTTATTAACGGCTACCTGGATTCCATGAGCTATCCAGATCGCGGCAAACTGGTGAGTGAAACCGGCCTGCCCAATGACAAAATTCATGTAGAAAACGGCTATACCTCCGATGTAGTTTCTGCACTGGCTGAAAAAATTGGTGCAGACCTGATTGTGATGGGCACCCTTGGTCAAAATGGTATGACCAAAACCCGTCGCGGTAACACTGCCGAGCGCTTGATCGCTGCGGTTGATACCGATGTGATGGTATTGAACCACGAATAA
- a CDS encoding MaoC/PaaZ C-terminal domain-containing protein, with the protein MSLLENCPITEIAVGHTASYSKTLTERDVILFAACSGDVNPVHLDKTYAATTPFGEPIGHGMWTGALVSAVIATRLPGPGSVYRSQSLSFKYPVKIGDTVTVTLTVAEIKERVKLVTLDCEAHNQDGKLIAKGVAEVIAPAEKLSIEPGSLPSIGFN; encoded by the coding sequence ATGAGTTTGCTTGAAAATTGCCCAATTACCGAGATAGCTGTGGGCCACACTGCCAGTTACAGCAAGACCTTAACCGAGCGGGATGTCATCCTGTTTGCCGCCTGTTCGGGTGACGTGAATCCAGTGCATCTGGATAAAACCTACGCGGCGACCACACCTTTCGGTGAGCCTATCGGGCATGGTATGTGGACTGGCGCATTGGTGTCTGCAGTGATAGCCACGCGCTTGCCGGGACCTGGCTCGGTCTACCGCAGCCAGAGTTTGAGTTTTAAATATCCGGTGAAAATTGGCGATACAGTTACTGTGACGTTAACGGTTGCCGAAATTAAGGAGCGTGTGAAATTGGTAACTCTGGATTGCGAAGCACACAATCAGGATGGAAAGTTAATTGCGAAAGGTGTTGCGGAGGTAATTGCGCCGGCAGAAAAGCTTTCCATTGAACCAGGTAGTTTGCCATCGATAGGATTTAATTAG
- a CDS encoding MmcQ/YjbR family DNA-binding protein — MDFMAFNIKQYLLNKPEAIEDFPFGPEVAVYKVRGKMFALMSSENQTADAKNRETRINLKCDPIEAEQLRMVFDAVIPGYHMNKKHWNTVIINGSIPDGEVKRMIDNSYKLVVKGLGKTVANLLLAMEKDR, encoded by the coding sequence ATGGATTTCATGGCATTTAACATTAAACAATATCTGCTCAATAAACCCGAGGCCATCGAGGATTTTCCCTTTGGCCCCGAGGTCGCCGTATACAAAGTGCGCGGGAAAATGTTTGCGCTGATGAGCTCGGAAAACCAAACAGCTGACGCAAAAAATAGAGAAACACGCATCAACTTAAAATGCGATCCGATAGAAGCCGAGCAATTACGCATGGTGTTCGATGCCGTTATTCCCGGTTACCACATGAATAAAAAACATTGGAATACCGTGATCATTAACGGTTCAATTCCCGACGGGGAAGTGAAGCGTATGATTGATAACTCCTATAAGCTGGTGGTAAAAGGCTTGGGGAAAACGGTGGCCAATTTGTTATTGGCAATGGAAAAGGACCGCTAA
- the rnt gene encoding ribonuclease T, whose translation MNPPENTRDPNSPLAQRFRGFLPVIVDVETGGFNSQTDALLEIAAVTIRMDEDGNVHRHETFAFHVEPFEGANIEQAALDFTGIDLDDPDRLAEPELMVMTDLLTAVRRSVKENGCTRAVIVGHNAHFDLNFVNAVIERCNIKRSPFHPFSVFDTATLSGLAFGQTVLAKACQVAGIEFSNSAAHSAAYDAEKTADLFCLIVNRWKELGGWLPSEDEGDEEAE comes from the coding sequence GTGAATCCACCTGAAAATACCCGCGACCCCAACTCACCTCTGGCACAACGTTTTCGCGGTTTTTTGCCAGTGATTGTCGATGTGGAAACTGGCGGTTTTAATTCGCAAACCGATGCACTGCTGGAAATTGCTGCTGTCACCATTCGCATGGATGAAGATGGCAATGTGCATCGCCATGAAACCTTTGCCTTTCATGTGGAGCCATTTGAGGGCGCCAACATCGAACAGGCCGCGCTGGATTTTACCGGCATAGACCTGGATGATCCCGATCGCTTAGCCGAACCGGAATTAATGGTGATGACCGATTTGCTCACGGCAGTGCGCCGCTCGGTAAAAGAAAACGGCTGCACGCGCGCGGTGATTGTCGGCCATAACGCGCACTTTGATTTGAATTTTGTTAACGCCGTGATTGAGCGCTGTAATATCAAGCGCAGCCCCTTTCATCCGTTCTCAGTATTCGACACCGCAACGCTTTCTGGCCTCGCTTTTGGTCAAACAGTATTGGCCAAAGCCTGTCAGGTAGCGGGAATTGAATTCAGCAATTCTGCCGCCCACTCAGCAGCATACGATGCTGAAAAAACCGCCGATTTATTTTGCCTGATTGTTAACCGCTGGAAAGAATTGGGCGGTTGGTTACCCAGTGAAGATGAAGGTGATGAAGAGGCGGAATAA